In a single window of the Terriglobus roseus genome:
- a CDS encoding uracil-DNA glycosylase, with product MDLSAEALRGYIDYLRDMGVYDMYRQGAPADSPELHAWLQSLAPASRPTVSAAPGAAQRSSAVAAPRPSSSPSLAQRPAPVRPASPRPGAGPEIVIAPMAASTPQRTIPPAATAPAAPAAFDDFIPETGPFAPPSMPLVSFNQLAPLPASRTVPQDKAAALQAVRDIIGDCTRCPLAYAGRHTIVFADGDPNAQLMFVGEGPGADEDESGVPFVGKAGQLLNNMIHAMGLKREEVYIANIVKCRPPKNRVPEPAEANTCSPFLLQQIDIVQPKIVVALGATAATYLLGVKQPLTALRGQWHDVRGAKCAVTYHPAFLLRDPRQKGEAWKDLQRVMVELGLKPPARA from the coding sequence ATGGATCTGAGTGCAGAAGCGCTTCGCGGTTACATCGATTACCTCCGCGACATGGGCGTTTACGACATGTACCGGCAGGGCGCACCGGCAGACAGTCCGGAGTTACATGCGTGGCTGCAGTCGCTTGCACCGGCATCGCGCCCCACCGTTTCTGCTGCTCCCGGCGCGGCGCAACGCAGCAGCGCCGTGGCCGCTCCCCGGCCCTCATCCTCTCCATCGCTTGCGCAACGCCCCGCTCCGGTGCGGCCCGCATCACCACGTCCCGGAGCCGGTCCGGAGATCGTGATTGCGCCCATGGCTGCCAGCACGCCACAACGCACCATCCCACCTGCCGCTACCGCGCCAGCAGCCCCCGCTGCTTTCGATGACTTCATCCCAGAGACAGGACCCTTCGCGCCGCCCTCCATGCCGCTTGTCAGCTTCAATCAGCTTGCCCCTCTGCCTGCCTCACGCACTGTACCCCAGGACAAAGCTGCAGCCCTGCAGGCGGTGCGCGACATCATCGGCGATTGCACGCGTTGTCCGCTTGCCTATGCCGGTCGGCACACCATTGTCTTTGCCGATGGTGACCCGAACGCCCAGCTGATGTTTGTCGGCGAAGGCCCCGGTGCCGACGAGGATGAGAGCGGCGTGCCGTTTGTCGGCAAGGCCGGGCAGCTGCTCAACAACATGATCCATGCGATGGGACTGAAGCGTGAAGAGGTCTACATCGCGAATATCGTCAAGTGCCGTCCGCCCAAAAATCGTGTGCCGGAACCGGCAGAGGCAAACACCTGCTCGCCATTCCTGCTGCAGCAGATCGACATCGTGCAGCCGAAGATCGTCGTGGCTCTCGGTGCCACCGCAGCAACATATCTGCTCGGTGTAAAGCAGCCGCTCACCGCACTCCGCGGGCAGTGGCATGACGTGCGCGGCGCCAAGTGTGCCGTCACCTACCATCCGGCATTCCTGCTGCGCGATCCCCGGCAGAAGGGCGAGGCGTGGAAGGATCTGCAGCGCGTCATGGTCGAGCTCGGTCTGAAGCCGCCCGCACGCGCCTAG
- the rpoZ gene encoding DNA-directed RNA polymerase subunit omega produces MSHDALNGHDAMFGPDALHNKYSLVKGAARRARQLQSGALPLMATTSMKACRVAQDEIRTGHVRFVVMPSPKAIALSAL; encoded by the coding sequence ATGAGCCACGATGCTTTGAACGGTCACGACGCGATGTTCGGTCCAGATGCACTCCACAACAAGTACAGTCTGGTAAAGGGTGCCGCACGCCGTGCGCGCCAATTACAGTCCGGCGCTCTGCCGCTGATGGCAACCACAAGCATGAAGGCATGCCGCGTGGCACAGGACGAAATTCGCACGGGCCATGTGCGCTTCGTTGTCATGCCGTCGCCCAAGGCCATCGCACTCTCGGCGCTGTAA
- the gmk gene encoding guanylate kinase — translation MAGILFIISAPSGSGKSTLVGELRKYVEGLEFSVSYTTRAPRGSEENGREYHFTSREHFEQMIANDSFLEWAEVFGNYYGTARSALALAAEHGRDLLLDIDVQGAMQVMERMPAAVSIFIMPPGPRVLETRLRNRSAAEHMTDEAVIERRLQQARSELEYVDRYQFAIVNDVLDTAAAELRAIVLQARGDTDASALELSHCCRTSESPARLKRVLDEFTATDLTV, via the coding sequence ATGGCTGGCATTCTTTTCATCATCTCGGCACCCAGTGGATCGGGCAAATCCACCCTCGTAGGCGAACTTCGCAAGTATGTCGAGGGCCTCGAGTTCTCCGTGAGCTACACCACGCGTGCGCCCCGGGGCAGTGAGGAGAATGGCCGCGAGTATCACTTCACGTCGCGCGAACACTTCGAGCAGATGATTGCCAACGACTCCTTCCTGGAATGGGCCGAAGTCTTCGGCAACTACTACGGGACAGCGCGGTCCGCTCTTGCCCTGGCCGCCGAGCATGGACGTGATTTGCTGCTGGATATCGATGTGCAGGGAGCGATGCAAGTCATGGAGCGGATGCCTGCAGCCGTTTCGATCTTCATCATGCCGCCCGGTCCGCGTGTGCTGGAAACGCGTCTGCGCAATCGCAGCGCGGCCGAACACATGACGGATGAGGCCGTGATCGAACGCCGTCTGCAGCAGGCGCGCAGCGAACTGGAATATGTGGATCGATACCAGTTCGCCATAGTGAATGACGTACTGGATACCGCAGCCGCAGAGTTGCGGGCGATCGTTCTGCAGGCACGCGGGGACACGGACGCCTCCGCCCTGGAGTTGTCCCATTGCTGCCGCACCTCCGAGTCGCCGGCACGCCTGAAGCGGGTACTGGACGAGTTCACGGCCACGGATCTCACGGTTTAG